The Sulfurimonas hydrogeniphila genome includes a window with the following:
- the dnaK gene encoding molecular chaperone DnaK, translating into MSKVIGIDLGTTNSCVAVYEGGEAKIIPNAEGKNTTPSVVAFTDKGEVLVGDPAKRQAITNPEKTISSVKRIMGLMMNEENAKLAQEKVTYKIVDKDGMAAVDVAGKIYTPQEISAKILSKLKEDAEAYLGEKVTDAVITVPAYFNDSQRKATKDAGTIAGLNVLRIINEPTASALAYGLEKKSDEDVLVYDLGGGTFDVTTLEISDGTFEVLSTDGNAFLGGDDFDNKIVDWLASEFKASHGIDLKNDKMALQRLKDAAESAKKELSSATETEINLPFITMTEAGPQHLVVKLTRAKFEGMIEPLVDETMDHVQIAMKDADLSKGDIKEIIMVGGSTRVPLVQKRVSDYFDGKELNKSVNPDEVVAAGAAIQGGVLRGDVKDVLLLDVTPLSLGIETLGGVATKVIEKGTTIPVKKSQIFSTAEDNQPAVSINVVQGEREFAKDNKSLGLFELTDIPAAPRGVPQIEVTFDIDANGILTVSAVDKGTGKEQKITISGASGLSEEEIEKMVQDAEAHKAEDEARKAVVELKNQADALIAQTEKSMKEMGDNLAADEKAKIEAAIKDLQDVLKDENSTKEQIEEKVKVLTEASHKMAEQMYKKEQGGEAGAADAAKKKDDDDVIDAEIE; encoded by the coding sequence ATGAGCAAAGTAATAGGTATAGATTTAGGAACAACAAATTCATGCGTGGCAGTATATGAGGGTGGTGAAGCGAAAATCATTCCAAATGCAGAAGGAAAAAACACAACACCTTCAGTTGTTGCATTTACAGACAAGGGAGAGGTTTTAGTAGGAGACCCTGCAAAACGTCAGGCTATCACAAATCCGGAAAAAACAATTTCATCTGTCAAAAGAATCATGGGTCTTATGATGAATGAAGAAAATGCAAAACTTGCACAGGAAAAAGTAACATATAAGATTGTAGACAAAGACGGTATGGCAGCAGTTGATGTTGCAGGAAAAATCTACACACCACAGGAAATTTCAGCAAAAATTCTTTCAAAACTAAAAGAAGATGCTGAAGCGTATCTTGGAGAAAAAGTTACTGATGCTGTAATTACCGTTCCGGCATACTTTAATGACAGCCAAAGAAAAGCGACAAAAGATGCCGGTACTATTGCGGGACTGAATGTACTTCGTATCATCAATGAACCGACTGCATCAGCACTTGCATATGGTTTAGAGAAAAAATCTGATGAAGATGTTTTGGTATATGACCTGGGTGGTGGTACATTTGATGTAACTACACTTGAAATTTCTGACGGAACATTTGAAGTTCTTTCAACAGACGGAAATGCATTCCTTGGTGGTGATGACTTTGACAACAAAATTGTTGACTGGTTAGCAAGTGAATTCAAAGCAAGTCACGGAATTGATCTTAAAAATGACAAAATGGCCCTACAGCGCTTGAAAGATGCTGCAGAAAGTGCGAAAAAAGAGTTAAGTTCGGCAACAGAAACAGAAATCAACCTGCCGTTTATCACAATGACTGAAGCAGGTCCGCAGCACTTGGTTGTAAAACTTACCCGTGCTAAGTTTGAAGGAATGATTGAACCACTTGTAGATGAGACAATGGATCATGTTCAAATTGCAATGAAAGATGCAGATTTAAGTAAAGGCGACATTAAAGAGATCATCATGGTTGGTGGTTCTACTCGTGTTCCTTTGGTACAAAAAAGAGTTTCTGACTATTTTGACGGCAAAGAGTTAAATAAATCAGTAAACCCTGATGAAGTTGTTGCTGCGGGTGCAGCTATTCAAGGTGGTGTATTACGAGGAGATGTTAAAGATGTTCTTTTACTTGATGTTACACCGTTATCACTTGGTATTGAAACACTGGGTGGTGTTGCAACGAAAGTTATCGAAAAAGGAACTACAATTCCTGTAAAAAAATCTCAAATCTTCTCAACTGCAGAAGACAACCAGCCGGCTGTTAGCATTAACGTTGTGCAGGGTGAGCGAGAATTTGCAAAAGACAACAAATCTTTAGGTCTGTTTGAACTGACTGATATTCCGGCGGCACCGCGTGGTGTACCTCAAATTGAGGTTACTTTCGATATTGATGCCAACGGAATACTGACAGTTTCAGCAGTAGACAAGGGAACTGGTAAAGAGCAAAAAATTACAATCTCAGGTGCTTCAGGATTAAGCGAAGAAGAGATTGAAAAAATGGTTCAGGATGCAGAAGCGCATAAAGCTGAAGATGAAGCAAGAAAAGCTGTTGTTGAACTCAAAAATCAGGCAGATGCATTGATTGCACAAACTGAAAAATCAATGAAAGAGATGGGAGACAACCTTGCAGCTGACGAAAAAGCAAAAATAGAAGCGGCTATCAAGGATCTTCAAGATGTTCTAAAAGATGAAAACTCTACAAAAGAGCAAATTGAAGAGAAAGTAAAAGTACTTACAGAAGCAAGCCATAAAATGGCAGAGCAGATGTATAAAAAAGAGCAAGGCGGTGAAGCCGGAGCAGCAGATGCAGCAAAGAAAAAAGACGATGACGACGTTATCGACGCTGAGATAGAGTAA
- the grpE gene encoding nucleotide exchange factor GrpE codes for MSEKENTNNNEIENDEVAAEAEAVENELDLLQKELAELKDKYARVHADFDNIKKRLEREKYTAVEYANEKFAKDMIPVVDSLEMALQSANADAEPQELIEKLKEGIELTLKQFTTALEKHGVTMVSHEEPFDPNIHNAVQSVDSDEVESGQIVQTFQKGYKYKERPLREAMVVVAN; via the coding sequence ATGTCTGAAAAAGAAAATACAAATAATAACGAAATAGAGAATGATGAAGTCGCTGCTGAAGCTGAAGCAGTTGAAAACGAATTAGATTTACTGCAAAAAGAACTGGCAGAACTAAAGGACAAGTATGCACGTGTTCATGCTGATTTTGACAATATTAAAAAGAGACTTGAACGTGAAAAATACACTGCGGTTGAATATGCAAACGAAAAATTTGCAAAAGATATGATCCCTGTAGTGGATTCTCTTGAGATGGCCCTGCAGTCTGCTAATGCAGATGCCGAACCTCAGGAACTTATAGAAAAGCTCAAAGAGGGTATTGAACTTACACTCAAGCAATTTACTACAGCACTGGAAAAACACGGTGTAACAATGGTATCACATGAAGAGCCGTTTGATCCGAATATTCACAATGCCGTACAGAGTGTTGACAGTGATGAAGTTGAAAGCGGACAGATTGTCCAAACCTTTCAAAAAGGTTACAAATATAAAGAGAGACCATTGAGAGAAGCTATGGTTGTTGTTGCAAACTAG